GCGCGATTTCAGCGCGATCCGTATCCGCATGGAGGTGAAAGGCGAGGACGCGGCGCAGGGCGCGGCCCAGCTCTTCTGGTCGCGCGGCGGCCAGGCCATGGGCGAGGCCGCTGCGGTGCGTTGGCCCTTGAAGGCGGGCATGAACGAATACATCGTCAATCTCTCCGAACACCCGCGCTGGCGTGGCGAGATTACCAGTTTCCGCTTTGACCCGTGCAATGCGACGGGTGCCACCATCACCGTGGAGGAGTTTGCGCTGATTCCGACGGTCACCGAAGCCGAAAAGGCCGTTGCACGCCAGATCCTCGAGGACCAGCGCCTGGACCAGGTCTTGGAAAAGGCCCGGGCCCTGCTGAAGACCGGCCTCACGGCGGGCGAGGGCTACGGCGAAGTGTGGATCCGCGATCTGAACACTTTCATCGAACTCGCCACGGAAGTGGTGCCCCACACCGAGCTGCGCGACGCCCTCCTGCGTTTCTTCCACTTCCAGGGCGAAGACGGCAATATCATCGATGGCTACATCGCCGCGCAGAAAGCCAGCGTGGGCTACGACTTTATTAAGTCGCCCAGCCAGCCCGACTACCTCGGCCACAAAAATACCGTAGAGACCGATCAGGAGTCCTCGCTGATCCTGGCAGTCTGTCGTTATGTCCGCCTAACCGGCGACCGGAGCCTGCTGGCGGAAGTGGTCAATGGCCAGACCGTGACGGAGCGCCTCCTGCGCGCCGTCGATTTTCTCCACACGAAGCGATTCGCGCCGGACTACGGCCTGCTCTGGGGCGGCACCACCGCCGACTGGGGCGACGTGCAACCGGAGCACGAATGGGGCGTCGTGCTCGATGAAAACAGCCATCCCGCCCTCGATATTTACGACAACGCCCTGCTCATTTCCGCGTTGAACGACCTGCTGACCACCGCCGAACTCGACGGTGCCACGAAGCAGAAATACAGCGCCTTCCGCGATGAACTGAAGGCGAACACCATGAAACACCTGTGGGACGGCGACCGCAAGCAGTTCCGTCCCCATGTGTATCTGAAGGGATCGCCCTTCCCGGCGGACTTCGACGAGGCCGCGATTTATTACCACGGCGGCACGTCCGTCGCCATTGAGGCGGGCCTGCTCACCCGCGCGCAAGTCGGTGAGGCCCTGGCGCGCATGCGGGCCAATGTGAAAGCGGCGGGCGCGGCGAGCATCGGCCTCACGCTCTACCCATCCTATCCCGAGGGCTTCTTCAAGAATCCCGTCATGGCCAAGACCTACTCCTACCAGAACGGTGGCGACTGGACCTGGTTCGGCGGCCGCACACTCTCCGGCCTGATCGCCAACGGCTATCCAGTCGAAGCCTACGAAGAAATGCTCCCCATGGTCGAGCGAGTCCTGGCCAACAATGACTTTCACGAGTGGTACACCCTCGACAACAAAGCCGCGGGCTCGGGAACTTACCGGGGTGCGGCGGGCGCGCTGGGGAAAGCGATCCTCGAGCTGCGCGCCTGGGCGGCGGGGGCGGAAACCATGGCGGCGTCCACAGGGACTGACGCGCCCCAGTAAACCACGATGTGTCAGTTCACGCTGTGTTCTCAAGTATCTTGTTGCCGAACAGTAATCCAGGAGGGGCGTGGCTGTCCCGTCGTAAGGGAGGTGAATTGTGCTTGCAAACGCTGACGTATTCCGCAAGGTGACCGAGGTGGGCGACTCGCAGAAAAGAGTTCGACAAGAGATCTATTCTTCACGTAGAGTGTGGTGGTAAGTTGACTCCAGCAGCGTGGGGTGCGGTCCGAACACCTGTTTCGTGAAGATAGTGAGAAGCTATGGTAGCGGCGCGTAGAGTCTTATTGGAAACGGAGTTCACCGCAAGTGAAATCCGTCGGCAAGACGCTGACTGGGCCTACGGTGGAATCGTAGTTGAAACGATGCCGCCGGGTTGGTTTGTCGGCTTGTCACCGGCGGTGAAGAAAGTAGATTTGAGTCATTTTGTGTCCTCGCTTACTCTGCTGTGTTTTCGGGATAAATCCGAGCCCGAACGCCATGACTTCGACCTCCTGCGTCAGAAAGAGAATGGGCATCTCGAACTATTCTTTGAAGAAAAGAACTTCTGGAATCTGAAGTTGGGCGATTCAGTGCGATTCGCAGCGGCTCAAGCGAACCAGCCAAGTGCCAACGACATGGAAGTGATTGATGAGATTTGAGCGCGCCAAAGACAGCGAGAAATGGGTAAAAAGCAGCGGCAATGTGTTCGCGGACCTCGGGGTTCCGAATCCAGAACTGGCGCTGCTCAAGGCCGATATCTCCATTGCCATCGAGCAGGCCATTGAGCGGAAGGGTATCTCCCAGCGCGAAGCTGGGGCGCTGATGGGGATTCCCGCCGTGAAGGTCAGCAACATCGTATGTGGTCGTCTGAAGGGCTACACGCTGGACCGACTTTTTACTTACCTGAATCGGCTGGATGTGGACGTGCAAGTGAAGATGAAGGCCAAACCCAAAGGGAGGGCGGTCGCCGAGATAACCGGTGTGCGTGCGTGAGGGTGAATCATGGAAAGTGGCGAAGGTCTCATACGGTTGCGGCTGGGCGACAATGAAAGATGAGGCGACACCTTGCTTCGTTTCGCAATAGAGCACGACGAGCACGGATACTTCGCTCATTGTCCCGATCTGCCGGGCTGCCACACCCAGGGGGATACGTATGCGGAGGCGTTGGAGCACATCCACGAGGCGGCCGAGTTGTACCTTGAATCGCTGGAGGATTAACCACAGAGAACGCAAAGGGCACAAAGGGGAAACTTCTCTTTGTGCCCTTTGTGTTCTTTGTGGTTAAACATTTCTGATCACGTCGTCAGGGAGGTGCATTTGGCTTGCCGACGTCAACGTATTCCGCGACGCGTTCCCCGGAAGCGGGCCCGTGTAGATTTCAGTTCATCCCACGAACGACGGGACAGCCACGGACGCCACAGAAACCTTGCTCGTTGTGAATCGCTGTGAATAATCAGAGAAAATCTCCCGAACGTCATCGCGGGTCCGCGTCAGTCCCTGCGGGACTATCCCACCTGGATCGTCGTGGTGTCGTAGCGGTTGCGGAAGGTGATTGTCTTGCCGTTGGTGAAGGCGAGGGAGACTGCGGACCCCGGTTGGATGGCGTCGCCATTGCACCCGGTCAGCGATTGCCCCGCCAGAGCGTGCTTTTCGCCGAGATCGTTCAAGGGAAAGGCCTGGCCGTCCGCGCCATTGGGCGAAGGGCCTTCCTTGGCCGTGCGCCAGAAGATGATATCGTCGTCGAAGTAGAGTTTGTGCCAGGCACCATCGACGCAAAGCCACACCACATTGGCCTCGTCGTCCAGCTCCCCCGCGAACCAGGCCTCCTGCGCGATGAGGCGCTCCAAGGTCTTGCCCGCGAAATCGGGCCATGCCCCGTCAATGTACAACTCTGCAGATACCATGGGATGCGCTCTCTAGTGGGTTAAACACCGTAACCCTAGCACACGGGGGTAGTGTGGGGCGAATTCAAGGAGCGCTGCGGTCGCTGATTCAGCCTGTCAGTGGTCCCGCGCTTTCCCCGCGTTGCCCACGGTGAAGCGGAAGGCGTAGAGGCTGGCCTGGTCCATTTCGATCCGCAGCCGCGTGGGCTTTCCCGCTCGCGCGGTCACATCGCCGCCATCCTTCCACAGCACCAGCGCGTCGATCTGGTCGCCCGCAATCGCCTCGCAATCCGCCGTGGTGCGTCCGGGTATCGCCTCGTCCTTCTCGTCGAGAAGGCCCACACGGAGGTACCCGCCCTCGCGGACGTGGACGTTCAGCTTCAGCAGGTTGCCCTGAAAGAGCAGGGGAGGCGTGGTGAAGGCGCCACCGCCCGTCTCCGCCTCAACGGAGACGAAGCCGTCCAGTCGTGTGGTGACGCGGCTCATGACGCGGCTGTTGCCGGGCAACACGAGGGCTTCCAGTTCGCCCTCTTCATGGTTCAGGGGGGAGCCGCCATAGTACTGGTAGAGGGTATCTCCAACGCGAAGGAGTCCCTGCCCCATATAGAGTGAGCCGGCGTCGAAGCTGCCTTCCGGCCCCAGCGGAATATAGGACTTCGACTGTTCCGGCCAGGTCCAGGCGATGCCATCCCGGCTCGTGGCCATGCGGATGTCGAGGGTCTGCGTCTGGTGGTTGAAGAGACTGGGGAACATGAACCAGGCCCGGGCCGCATGGGGATATTTAAGTGTCGCCGGATTGTAGAGGTCGCTTTCCGGCGGATCCTTCTCGTCGGTCTGAAGCACCAGTTGGAGCGGTTCAAAGAAAGACAGATCCTTGCTGGTGGATCGTCCCAGGGCCCGTCCCCGCCCGCTGACGCGGCCAAAGAGCACATACTCGGTTGCTCCCTCATCCCACACGGCGGAATACTGGCTGTCGCCGAAGATATCGCAAATGGGATCGGGGTAACGGGTCCATGTGAACCCATCGGCCGAATACATGGCGGCCACGCGATAGGGCGGGGTGCCCAGCACCTCGAAGATACCTTGCGACACCGCCTTGTAGCGCTGTTCCGGTGGTGCGGCGGGGTCTTTGAAAACGTGGCTGCCGTGGACGCGCGACCGGGCGCCCTCGGGGCCGATCTGGCGAAAGAGGATGTTGTTCTTCGTACTGCCCTGATAGCTGAAGAGGTCCAGCGCCGGCTTGGTCCAGTGAATGCCATCCGTCGACTCGGCGTAGCAAAAGGAAGTATCGTCCAGATTGGGCCAGCCTTCGATGTCATAGGCCTCATACCACATGCGATAACGCGCCCGGGGCTGGTCCGGAGTCGAGAGTGTGCCGCCCCGGTCTTCCATCACGGAGAACCAGTTCAACGTGGCGCTCTCCCAGGGCTGATCGCGCACCACATTCTGCTCCCCAGTCTTCGTGGCGGGGTTCACCTGAAGGCGGACGCCCGAGGCGCTCTCGAAGAAAAGTGTGTCTATAAAAAGCTGCTTCTCGCTGCCGACGTGAATGGGCGAAGGACCGGTCTCCTCGGCGATAACCGGGAAAGACAGCATCAAAGCTGACACCACGGCCAGCGGGATCAGTGTGGATCTTGGGTACATGCGATTCTCCTTGCCACGGAGTATAGCGCCGCGTCGCGCGGGATGGGAAGGCCGACCCCGCCGCGCGGACGTTGCATCCCCCATGTGCCCCTGATAGACTCCCGGGAAGAGAGAAGGAGACGTCGTTTTGCGAGCAGTGGTTCAGCGTGTGCGCCATGCGTCGGTGCGTGTGGATGAAGAAATTGTCGGCGCCATTGGCCATGGCCTGCTGGTGCTGCTGGGGGTGGACGTGAGCGACGGGAACAGCGACGCCGACTACCTCGCCGACAAGATTTTCGGTCTGCGTATCTTCAACGACGACGACGGCAAGTTCAATCGATCCCTGGAGGATGTGGGCGGCGCCGTGCTCCTCGTGTCCCAGTTCACGCTCCACGGCGACTGTCGTAAGGGGCGCCGGCCCTCCTTCATCGCGGCGGCCCGACCCGAGCAGGCCATTCCGCTCTACGAGCGCGTCGGAAGCCTGCTGCGAGAAAAAGGCGTGGAGGTGGCCAACGGCATCTTTGGCGCCCACATGGCGGTGGAGTTGCTCAACGACGGCCCGGTGACCCTGCTCCTCGATTCGGGAAAGGCTTTCTGATGCGTATCGCTATCGTCGGCAGCGGAAGCTTGAGTGTGAAGATGCTCCTGCCCCTGCTCGATTCGAAGCACGAGGTGGTCGCGGTTATTCTTGATGGTCGCCACACCAAGGGAATCAAGCGCTGGCTGGAGCCCCGGCTTGCCCGCTGGTTTCGCGGCGAATACAGCCTCGGCGGTCAGGCCATCAAGTATGATCTTCCCATCTACTACATCGACAAGATGACCGAGGAAGAAGTCGCGCCGCTCAAAGCGCTCAAGTTGGACCTCATCCTCGTGGGCGGATTCAGCATCATCCTCAAGAAGCCCCTTCTGGATGTGCCCCGGCTCGGATGTGTAAATACCCACTCCTCTCTGCTGCCCCGGCACCGTGGACCGAATCCCTTCTCCGCCGCCATTCTCGCGGGTGACGCGGAAACGGGCGTAACTTTTCACTGGATGGACGAAGACATCGACACGGGCGACATCATTGCCCAGCACAAGATCGCCTTAAACGAGGAATCGACCATGCTGGGTCTCTATCGCGATGCCTGTGAGCTTGCTGGAAAGAAAGTGGAAGGACTCGTCAACAGCCTCGAAGTGGGGGATGGCCTGCGCCGTCCCCAGTCCACCGAAGCGGCTACTTACGAGAAACGCGCTCAAGTCGCCGATTCCTGGATTGACTGGTCCGACACGGCCGAAAACATCGAGCGACTCGTGCGCGGCATGTCCCCCCAGCCTTATGTGCGCTTCCGGTGGCGAAAACACGTCATCCTGGTGCACAAAGTGACCTTCGATCCGCGGCCGGTGAATGCCGCGCCCGGCACGGTGCTGGTCAACCATCCTCTGGTCAAGATCGCCACGGGGAGCGGTGTCATTATCCTGCGGGTGACCTTCCGCCAGAAGCCCATACCCTGGATCTGGCCCGCCTTCGGCAGCCGGCCCGACGTGGAAGAGATGCTACCCTCCGGCGCGCCGGGCGCGCCATAATGCGCGCAGGAACCGCCCCACCATGATCTCCATCATCATTCCCGCGTTCAACCAGCTTGGCTACACACGCCAGTGCATCGCCAGTATTCTGGAAAATACCGAGGGAGAATATCGACTGATTCTGGTCGACAATGGCTCCACCGAAGCGGTCTACGAATTCTTCTGCGCGGTTCCCGGCGCCGTGCCCATTCGCTCCGAAACGAACCTCGGTTTCGCCGCCGGTGTCAACCTGGGCCTCCGCGTGGCCGAGGGCCATGTCCTACTGTTGAACAACGACACCCTCGTCCCCAGGGGCTGGCTCACCGGCCTCTGCGCCGCGCTGGAGAGCGCCCCGGACATCGGCGTGGTCGGGCCCATGAGCAATTACGTCTCCGGGAGCCAACTGATTCCCGAGTTGCGCTTCGAAAGCCTTGACGACATCAACGCCTATGCCGAGGAGCGGCGCGCACAGCATGGGGGCCGTCTTCGCGACGTGGCACGCCTCGTGGGATTCTGCATGCTCATCCGCGATCGGGTTGTGGCGGAAGTCGGGCTCATGGACGAAGCCTTCGGCCTGGGCAATTTCGAAGACGATGACTACTGTGTCCGCGTCCTGCGCGCGGGCTACCGCCTCTGCGTGGACGAGGCCAGTTTCGTCTTTCACTATGGCAACCGGACTTTTCACGCCCTGGGCCTGGTCGAAGGACGATGGGATGCCCTGCTGGAAGAAAACGCCGCGCGCTTCGGCGCCAAATGGAACCTGAAGCCCGAAGACCGGCTCGATGAATACCGCGAAGCACTCCAGCTCAACCGCAAGGCGGGCGAGGCCCTGGCGCAGGGCGATCTGGTCGGGGCCATCCGGGGTTACCGCGACGCGCTCCTGCTCGCGCCCCAACTGGCCCGAAGCCACAAC
The sequence above is a segment of the Candidatus Hydrogenedentota bacterium genome. Coding sequences within it:
- a CDS encoding XRE family transcriptional regulator; its protein translation is MRFERAKDSEKWVKSSGNVFADLGVPNPELALLKADISIAIEQAIERKGISQREAGALMGIPAVKVSNIVCGRLKGYTLDRLFTYLNRLDVDVQVKMKAKPKGRAVAEITGVRA
- a CDS encoding glycosyltransferase; translated protein: MISIIIPAFNQLGYTRQCIASILENTEGEYRLILVDNGSTEAVYEFFCAVPGAVPIRSETNLGFAAGVNLGLRVAEGHVLLLNNDTLVPRGWLTGLCAALESAPDIGVVGPMSNYVSGSQLIPELRFESLDDINAYAEERRAQHGGRLRDVARLVGFCMLIRDRVVAEVGLMDEAFGLGNFEDDDYCVRVLRAGYRLCVDEASFVFHYGNRTFHALGLVEGRWDALLEENAARFGAKWNLKPEDRLDEYREALQLNRKAGEALAQGDLVGAIRGYRDALLLAPQLARSHNDLAVALWQAGAGEDAFERLKAALRLDPEFSEARENLLDVGRALGREEEARDVLGSTKAEDDP
- a CDS encoding methionyl-tRNA formyltransferase, whose protein sequence is MRIAIVGSGSLSVKMLLPLLDSKHEVVAVILDGRHTKGIKRWLEPRLARWFRGEYSLGGQAIKYDLPIYYIDKMTEEEVAPLKALKLDLILVGGFSIILKKPLLDVPRLGCVNTHSSLLPRHRGPNPFSAAILAGDAETGVTFHWMDEDIDTGDIIAQHKIALNEESTMLGLYRDACELAGKKVEGLVNSLEVGDGLRRPQSTEAATYEKRAQVADSWIDWSDTAENIERLVRGMSPQPYVRFRWRKHVILVHKVTFDPRPVNAAPGTVLVNHPLVKIATGSGVIILRVTFRQKPIPWIWPAFGSRPDVEEMLPSGAPGAP
- a CDS encoding type II toxin-antitoxin system HicB family antitoxin; the protein is MLRFAIEHDEHGYFAHCPDLPGCHTQGDTYAEALEHIHEAAELYLESLED
- a CDS encoding D-tyrosyl-tRNA(Tyr) deacylase — encoded protein: MRAVVQRVRHASVRVDEEIVGAIGHGLLVLLGVDVSDGNSDADYLADKIFGLRIFNDDDGKFNRSLEDVGGAVLLVSQFTLHGDCRKGRRPSFIAAARPEQAIPLYERVGSLLREKGVEVANGIFGAHMAVELLNDGPVTLLLDSGKAF